GCACCAAAAGGCCTTTTCCACCTGTGCTTCCCACCTCACTGCTGTCTCCATCTTCTACGGGACCGTCATCTTCATGGACTTACAGCCCAGCTCCAGGCACTCCACAGACCCAGACAATGTGGCATCTGTGTTCTACTCTGTGCTCATCCCCATGCTGACCTCTGTGGGGTATAGTCTGGGGAACATGGAGGTTAAGGGTGCATTCAAGAAAGTCATTGAGAAGGCAACATTTTCTACAGATTCTGACATTGCAGTATGcccagtgtgtgtgctcagtgctcagtcatgtccacggactgcagcccaccaggctcctctgcccacagaattttccaggcaataataccggagtgggttgccatttcctaagatgggatcttcctgacccagagattgaactcacatctctgtttcttgcattggcaggtggattctttatcactagcgccacctggaaagcccagtaagtactgctgctgctgctgctgctaagtcgcctctgtcgtgtccgactctgtgcgaccccatagaccacagcccaccaggccccgctgtccctgggactctccaggcaagaacactggagtgggttgccatttcctcctccaatgcatgaaagtgaaaagtgaaagtgaagtcgctcagtcgtgtccgactcttagcgaccccagggcctgcagcctaccaggctcctccgtccatgggattttccaggcaagagtactggagtggggtgtaagTACAGGAACCTTTATTAATTCCTCTCAGATTTTCCCCATGcaataagttatttttttaatccccacACTGCATTTAAATTCCTGAGATGGCATCCTTATCTTTTCAAAAGTCTGATTTtggtaaaaagaaaacatattcagAAATTCAATATCTGAATGATGATAGCTAAGGAAAAGCATTAGAAAATTTGGGACCTGTTTGTCAAAACTTACTTCTGATATTTGATTCATCGTGTGGTAATGTACTAATTATGTACTGATGTATTTGATTTGTCATTATTATGGGCACGTGCACACTGGAATGGGAAATTTGTCAGAGGTAAATGGAGCATGGCTAgtttttgataaaaataatttaaattgttaGTTGAGATATTCAGTATAAAATTGTGTCTAATAGCAATTATTCCTTTTGTGAAATAACTTTTAATATTCTGAATAGAAGGAAAAATTATAGTCTTTTAAATGAAAGTGTCTACTCTTTTGGAGCATTTTGTTGAGAGATacataaatatcatattttaaatgaatcagtGTTTCTGTCTTGACTGAGTCATTTTTGTTAAATCAACATGTTGccatcagaatttttaaaaagatacaataaTTATCCAAATTCTATAGCTTGGCTTTCTCTGTGTGTTCTACACGCTATGGGTTTGGACACGCTGTTTGCTGtttattcgctcagttgtgtccaactccttgctaccccatggactataacccgccagttctcctctgtccataggattccccaggcgagaatacgggagtgggctgccatttctttctctagtggATTTGGACATATGCCTAGTCCAAATgaaagctttccaggtggctctagctctaaagaacctggctgccaatgcaggagatataagagacatgggttccatccctggatcaggaagattctctggagagggcatggcaacccactccactattcttgcctggagaatcccatggacggaggagcctggtaggctacagtccatggggtcaccaagagttgggcacgactgagcgaattcactttcactttcacaatgccTTAAGGGAGAtaatggaagcctggtgtgtacCTCACCCCAGAGCCTGTCCTCCATGCACAATGCTATGCCTTCCTCTCAGAGTcgcctctgttgatggacaggccCCCATTGAGCCAGTTCTTCTACACATGCTCTATGCACATATCTTTTACTTTCACATGAACCCTTGATGAGGTGAAGTtgaaaattttgttaaattaaatTTGATCTAAATATACTTAAAGCCAATccaccctgactattcattggaaggactgatgctgaagctccaatacactggccacctgatgaggagagctgactcatttgaaaagaccctgatgctgggaaagattatgggcagggggagaaggggacaacagaggatgagatggttggatggcatcaccgactcagtggacatgagtttgagcaagctccgggagacggtgaaggacaaggaagcctggtgtgttgcagttggacatgactgagaggctgaacaacaaTGCAGATCATAGTCTTAGGAACCACGCAATGTAGATTCAAGGGTTGTCTTGGGTCCAAGGCATGGCTTGGCTATTAATactctttattttattcattttattattttgcattgaagtacagttgatttgcaatattatattagttttgggtATACAACAGTGATTCAATAGATTTCCAGATTATATtcaatttaaagttataaaatattggctctattccATGTGCTCTATATTATATCCTAGTTCATACTTAACCTCCTTCCTCTATCTTGCCCCTTTTCCTTGACCTCTCCACACTAGTGACCGATAGTTTGGTCTCTgcatttgtgagtctgtttcaattttgttacattcatttatttgttttattgttttatttcacttGTAATTGAaaatatgcagtatttgtctttctttctctgacttattttacttagcataataccctctgggTCCATGCATGTTACGGTAAATGGcaaattttaattctctttatggctgaataaaccaaaccaaataaaagcaaatacacAAATAGAGACAACAGAATAGTGGTTTTTAGAGGTGAAGAGGGCTAGGGGCAGGGTGAAACGGTTAAAGGAAGTAAACTGTATGGTGATGAGTAGAAACTAAACTGTCAGTGATGAATGCACTGTACTGTATACAGAAGTGGCAATATAACATTGTACACACGAgacttggatttccctggtggttccagtggtaaagaatccatctgccaatgcaggagatatgggtgctatccctgggtcaggaagagcccctggagaaggaagtggcaaccaactctaatgttcttgcctgggaaatcccatggacagaggagcctggtgggccatatagtccacggggttgcaagagttggacatgacctagtgactaaacagtaacaatGATATGAAACTTATATAAGACTATAAACCATTTAAAGGGAATTAATAAGCAGCATTGGCTTATTTTAAAGCAActgcaaacagaaaaatatacagTGTTATTGCTATCtcagtgcattttttaaaaaaggtgaatGTTGGTAGTCAtggatgaaaaatttaaaaataattatattattttccttccattttccttGTACTATGGCTATTGTATCCTTTTGAAAACTGTGATGTGAAAATTCAGCTTAATAAAATGACTCAATCAAGACAATTATTAATTCACTTAAGATGGTATATTTATACATCTGTCAGTAAACTATGCCAACAAAATCAGCACATAGTTTCAtcaaaagtttattatttttttctcagacGAAGACTTTTAGAACAGATATTCAGCTAAAGAAAGTCATATtagatataaatttatattttaatccaCTAATTCActattctcattatttttaatacaaacaaACCCTCTCCGTCTACCTCTTGCTACTTTTCTTCCCCTACGCGCGTGTGTCTacaggccacaggcgccctcctGTCCACGGGCttgcttcttttcctgctttGCCTGTGTGCTCTAGCACATGCCGTAGGTAAATTGCATGTTGAACATGTTAATGTCCTTAACAAGCTTTTTGACAAGCAGAACCACAATATTTTATGCTTCTCTTTGGCCACCCTCATTTAGTTGTTAGATTTCTGAACACGTTTCCTTATTCTAGACAatatactttagaaaaaaataagggtGTTATTCAGCACTTAATTTCTGCATGTGACTCAGTGAATGGGAAAAATGTGAGCAGAGTAAAACTGGATCATTATGTattctaaaatgttaaaatgacAATCTTAGAGACAATCTTGCCTTCGCAATCATCTTCTTGAAAGCACTCTTAACCTCCTTGTTCCTCAGACTATAGACCaaagggttcagcatggggatgaTCATGGTATAGAACACAGATGCAATTTTGTCAGTGTCCATGGAATGCCTGGAGCTGGGCTGTAAGTACATCGTGATAACCGTACTATAGAAGATGGAGACTGCTGTGaggtgggaggcacaggtggaTAAAGCCTTCTGGTATCCTGCAGAGGAGTGCATCTTCAGAATGGCAATAAATATGAATATGTATGATATTAAGATAACCAGGAGAGCAAAGAAGATGTTGAAACTGGCTACATAAACAAGAACCATCTCACCAACATACGTATCTGAGCAAGAGAGAACCATGACTGCTGGAACATCACAGAAAAAGTGGTGGATCACATTGGGCCCACAGAAAGAGAGACTGAAGGTGATTCCAACATGGATGGAGGCATTCAGGAAGCCACAGACACAGGGGCCTGTGGACAGACCAGCACACACGCTTGTCGTCATAGTTGCGGTGTAACGGAGGGGCGTGCACACTGCtgcatagcggtcataggccattgcTGCCAAGAGGAAATTTTCCATAGTGGCAAAGGCTGCAAAGAAGAACATCTGAGCAGCACACACATTATAGGAGATGACCCCGTGGCCTTTCAGGAATCCAGCCAGGACTGTGGGAATGACAGCTGTGGAGTAACCAAAGTCCACCAGAGACAGGTTactgaggaaaaagtacatgggcgTGTGGAGATGCGAGTCCAGGAGCACCAGCAGGATGATGCCCACGTTTCCAACCACATTGACCAAGTAAATGAGAATGAATATTATAAAGAGGGGAACTTGCAGATTTTTGGTGCTGGTTAGTCCTAGGAGAATGAACTGTGTCACTTTGGTCGTGTTCTCCATCCGGGTTACTTAAGAATCAGATGTCTAgagcaaagagaaacaaaggaacaGAGCTTCAAATTTAGCTAAGATTG
Above is a genomic segment from Bos javanicus breed banteng chromosome 15, ARS-OSU_banteng_1.0, whole genome shotgun sequence containing:
- the LOC133261511 gene encoding olfactory receptor 5B3-like, translating into MENTTKVTQFILLGLTSTKNLQVPLFIIFILIYLVNVVGNVGIILLVLLDSHLHTPMYFFLSNLSLVDFGYSTAVIPTVLAGFLKGHGVISYNVCAAQMFFFAAFATMENFLLAAMAYDRYAAVCTPLRYTATMTTSVCAGLSTGPCVCGFLNASIHVGITFSLSFCGPNVIHHFFCDVPAVMVLSCSDTYVGEMVLVYVASFNIFFALLVILISYIFIFIAILKMHSSAGYQKALSTCASHLTAVSIFYSTVITMYLQPSSRHSMDTDKIASVFYTMIIPMLNPLVYSLRNKEVKSAFKKMIAKARLSLRLSF